From Thalassotalea euphylliae, the proteins below share one genomic window:
- the pgeF gene encoding peptidoglycan editing factor PgeF gives MSKNISSINHSAANSARAVGKHIVDVHWPLAGLCRSVKAFTTTRQRAGNTELTRGYASFNLGLHVGDDPTRVSANRASLGNQLPNGANIQWLNQVHGAEVAVIAHHQQEPVTADAAVTRLPHLALAVMTADCLPILLSDKSGQVIGAIHGGWRPLAQNIIQRTIEAMGGAGEQLVAWLGPCIGPTAFEVGEEVKSAFTALDTATGNAFKRIPSRVFPAQKETALEPQKYLADLHQLATVLLNTAGVTAISRLAHCTYSMPEHYYSFRRENITGRMATVICRR, from the coding sequence GTGAGCAAGAATATTAGTTCAATAAACCATTCGGCAGCCAACTCAGCACGAGCTGTCGGTAAGCATATTGTTGATGTTCACTGGCCTTTAGCTGGTCTTTGTCGCAGTGTTAAGGCATTTACAACAACTCGCCAGCGTGCTGGCAATACTGAACTGACAAGAGGCTATGCCAGCTTTAATTTAGGGCTGCATGTAGGTGATGACCCTACGCGGGTTAGCGCCAATCGCGCAAGCCTTGGTAACCAGTTACCCAATGGCGCGAATATCCAATGGCTCAATCAAGTCCATGGGGCAGAAGTGGCGGTGATTGCACATCACCAACAAGAGCCCGTGACGGCAGATGCAGCGGTTACGCGACTGCCTCACCTAGCGCTAGCGGTGATGACTGCCGACTGCCTTCCCATTTTACTGAGTGACAAGTCTGGGCAGGTAATCGGGGCTATTCACGGTGGTTGGCGACCTTTAGCGCAAAATATTATTCAGCGTACAATAGAGGCAATGGGGGGGGCAGGCGAGCAACTCGTTGCGTGGCTAGGCCCTTGTATTGGCCCAACCGCATTTGAAGTGGGAGAAGAAGTTAAGTCAGCATTTACTGCGCTTGATACGGCAACGGGCAATGCCTTTAAGCGTATTCCAAGCCGCGTTTTTCCTGCGCAAAAAGAAACTGCACTTGAGCCTCAAAAATATTTGGCCGACCTACACCAACTTGCTACGGTATTGCTCAATACCGCTGGCGTCACCGCAATCAGCCGCTTGGCACATTGTACTTATTCGATGCCTGAGCACTACTATTCCTTTCGACGCGAAAACATTACCGGCAGAATGGCGACGGTAATTTGTCGTCGCTAA